In Aspergillus nidulans FGSC A4 chromosome IV, a single window of DNA contains:
- a CDS encoding uncharacterized protein (transcript_id=CADANIAT00000160) — protein sequence MYGHTFVFEHSDLGTVPDYELSLFFDANPWLKPYEWMMSFKNMVSKLSSESTASSREFYLRDWF from the exons ATGTATGGACACACGTTTGTTTTTGAGCACTCGGATCTGGGAACAGT GCCTGATTATGAACTATCACTATTCTTTGACGCAAACCCTTGGTTGAAGCCCTACGAGTGGAT GATGAGTTTCAAGAACATGGTCTCCAAGTTGTCGTCCGAATCTACAGCATCAAG TCGCGAATTCTATCTGCGTGATTGGTTCTGA
- a CDS encoding uncharacterized protein (transcript_id=CADANIAT00000159) yields the protein MAGITQERAREIITEIFNQSGGFLTDDEQQGVLANVLGAPVREAAARAWTSDTRFVYEMIQNAEDCSYNSAKSKNAIPSLKFYVFLDRIVVDSNEDGFEESHVRAICSAGKRKKEGKLGEKGIGFKSVFKIASKARIQSGPFCFSLRHRDGENGLGMIAPVNEIHEPLPDGVRTRFTLFSRPEKCREIQDELLRLPHTIIAFLSRLHMLSFYLSRSSTSLMFSRPTIEPSLVCVETRHSTVMVHRYIPFRRKVAGLPPRESRPLIEDVEVVLAFPQDGRALTTQPFAHSYRPLRGAGLNFLIQSDFVTQDNGEDLVACPWNDHILDSLPGVFFAALQEICSIPEFEKIWPQFLPDDKIKDSPWSPFYERLLRDLKHIPVFKTRRGTLKSLEDVRYLLPEHCDSNGEPLLEDLQEDIYLSSQYADYYGLLEPFGLQPISSRQLLDRLRPYLENPQPRLLVDRFSETSIIMKRFHENWHSKVAGLLLSWLNCPQDDVVAKQIEHLQIVPVNKGCRSIVLKSPKDSAIYFPHDTSGNLIPSGVVDVVPVPEVVDVARVRLYTRLGVKAAEPSFVIERICDWNMRAAERPSLEESICNLRYVYATAPSRSAINAKCIFLYDSDGKELEMPQYGASEWKRAEDLYFKNNDGYGMDAVMQVLQRRCPPLVDLQYPKFLHPAYTAGSLSNDPWMKWLEGVGSIRQAPRLETPGPAPRPSKLLRLVVRYAPDILISMLKDNWNVYAMELASVCPSTLSEIMNASVPVDCGTEPLKRSFLGTHERRNLWSGTYLKDKFPFLKILSSRENDDLKDWEFLARFGVGTTMAEFLVGSAKRLSMMPLSHARDGFFKLYELLADNYYDGFWDSPTPPAIVYLPQPDSDDAWIPLTKNCVWSVFPFTNGQYAIRHLYPGLEDLFVDRLRVDVPDICSYIDKIQCMMASDSSNSEILVVLKELSSLRPTALDLEPLKMIRFLPVRKGVNNIIYATVSYPFLIVDDDRLQIDTHVPVLNFAPEDVCCLRQFFSALDLQERYVSNQLRETTVITGNADKSAELTHDLRQRAQFLLRVSILPYGKVEEIFSQATVYTTENISRRFNLGDGLETGSYRGLSHLEKIDGNLQVFVPRDESQRAICYATALPRALVLYLGIDDRMACGTFATVLREPVDILDAVLNEMGIIHLAMEQSKDLVIRTKNQAESEEIGFNLSPSLKDARPVRKSLSINLKASEAYIEEQDSPSESLTTLTESYNTANEDHECISSNIILSYYGSEPQDRCLTITEAALKSAAEDTDTRQLALLLDHIGTQGQPVTVSQDVLEAAAANELCGQSMLSLLLEFSDSRGQIGKEIEMDAILKSAVRNEECGRKVTELLLHYMKLQKKKVTITGAILKAAAESSKSSNTPLSILLEHDHDPVTEDIVVAAAMNEDSGYQIMSLLLDYDCDTWISPAIFEAAASNLHQGPQLMAVLLRQNGENIRITEDIIIAAAHNDVSGLEVLSLLKQHNGGYLPVTEAILVAAAESENCQETIDLFVDIYSWDLPLTNDVLEAAARNPAFGKENLAQLLDHLAHPQITKEIMIAAISDSEKVNLLRTVSYCDTFAIVEAAVGSLESCLQETLLYELCDELGDSIIDSALEAAAANPVNGFKAVSLLLKFCSEDHKFSEGTFLAAARNPRSGEDILGLLLKRQPDIQITAELITAATTADNRTLEQLIRHLIQKHPSTAISPLIQMTESFLEAVTGNWNCGEDVLRLLFETRTGNDGSIPITQAALINAASNVQCGFEVIVILLDHGGPNLKNLITEDVIIAAAGNSLWGLEILALLLDREYTISFSVDVFSAAERNIWCGEEILALLLEHQAFDAEDADADSSDDGDFCEDTEAAEPVNLYDLDSDDDL from the exons ATGGCGGGAATCACACAAGAACGTGCGCGAGAAATAATCACTGAGATCTTCAACCAATCTGGGGGCTTCTTgaccgatgatgagcagcAAGGTGTTCTTGCTAATGTCCTCGGTGCCCCTGTGCGCGAGGCTGCCGCTAGAGCATGGACTTCTGACACGCGCTTCGTTTATGAAATGATCCAGAATGCCGAGGATTGTTCTTATAACTCTGCAAAGTCGAAGAACGCAATACCTTCGTTAAAATTCTATGTGTTTTTGGATCGGATCGTGGTAGACTCCAACGAAGATGGCTTCGAGGAAAGCCATGTTCGCGCTATATGCAGCGCAGGGAAAcggaaaaaggaaggaaaactcGGCGAGAAGGGGATTGGCTTCAAGTCAGTGTTCAAGATCGCATCAAAAGCTCGAATTCAGTCTGGCCCCTTTTGTTTCTCGCTTCGACATCGGGATGGAGAGAATGGTTTGGGGATGATTGCCCCCGTCAACGAAATCCACGAACCGCTTCCAGACGGGGTGCGAACTCGGTTCACTCTTTTCTCTCGCCCGGAAAAGTGTCGAGAAATTCAAGATGAGCTCCTAAGATTGCCGCACACCATCATTGCTTTTCTCTCCAGGCTCCACATGTTGAGCTTCTATTTATCCCGATCAAGTACGTCGTTAATGTTCAGCCGACCCACTATAGAGCCGAGTCTCGTCTGTGTGGAAACCAGACATTCTACAGTAATGGTCCATAGATATATTCCTTTCAGGAGAAAGGTGGCTGGGCTTCCGCCGCGAGAGAGCCGTCCGCTCATCGAGGATGTCGAGGTGGTTTTGGCCTTCCCGCAGGATGGTCGGGCACTCACTACACAGCCTTTCGCTCATTCCTATCGCCCTCTACGTGGAGCAGGGTTAAACTTCCTCATCCAGTCTGATTTTGTCACCCAAGACAATGGGGAAGATCTGGTAGCCTGTCCCTGGAATGATCATATCCTGGATTCTCTCCCTGGAGTGTTTTTTGCCGCGCTTCAAGAGATCTGCTCCATACCCGAGTTCGAGAAAATCTGGCCTCAGTTTCTTCCAGacgacaagatcaaggactCGCCATGGTCCCCTTTCTACGAGAGATTGCTGAGAGATCTGAAGCATATTCCTGTCTTTAAGACAAGGAGAGGGACACTGAAGTCGTTAGAAGACGTCCGATATCTGTTACCAGAACACTGTGATAGTAATGGTGAACCCTTGTTGGAAGATCTGCAAGAAGATATTTATCTTTCTTCCCAGTACGCCGATTACTACGGTCTTCTTGAACCGTTCGGCCTTCAACCTATTTCATCGCGTCAATTACTGGACAGACTGCGACCTTATCTCGAAAACCCGCAGCCACGACTCCTAGTGGACAGGTTCTCCGAGACTTCGATTATTATGAAGCGATTCCATGAGAACTGGCACAGCAAGGTAGCAGGGCTTTTGTTGTCCTGGTTAAATTGTCCTCAGGACGACGTTGTGGCGAAGCAAATTGAGCACCTTCAAATCGTTCCTGTGAACAAGGGATGCAGGTCAATTGTACTAAAGAGCCCCAAGGATAGCGCTATCTACTTTCCACATGACACTAGTGGCAATCTTATTCCGAGCGGCGTTGTGGATGTAGTGCCAGTGCCTGAAGTTGTAGATGTTGCACGGGTACGACTATATACAAGATTAGGTGTCAAAGCTGCAGAGCCTTCATTTGTGATTGAACGGATCTGCGATTGGAATATGAGGGCTGCAGAACGCCCCTCCCTTGAGGAATCGATCTGCAATCTCCGATACGTTTATGCTACCGCTCCAAGCAGAAGCGCGATCAATGCTAAATGCATATTTCTCTATGATAGCGACGGCAAGGAGCTCGAAATGCCGCAATACGGGGCCAGCGAATGGAAGCGGGCAGAAGACCTATACTTCAAGAACAATGACGGTTACGGCATGGATGCAGTTATGCAGgttcttcagcgccgatGCCCGCCCCTGGTGGACTTACAGTACCCTAAATTTCTGCATCCGGCTTATACAGCTGGTTCCTTATCCAATGATCCATGGATGAAGTGGCTCGAAGGAGTAGGGTCAATCCGACAAGCCCCGAGATTAGAAACCCCAGGTCCAGCTCCTCGGCCGTCCAAGTTATTGCGGCTTGTTGTCAGATACGCTCCCGATATTTTAATCAGCATGCTTAAAGACAACTGGAATGTCTACGCCATGGAACTAGCGAGTGTGTGCCCAAGTACTCTATCAGAAATTATGAATGCCAGTGTGCCTGTCGATTGTGGTACCGAACCTCTCAAAAGAAGCTTCCTAGGGACACATGAAAGAAGAAACCTATGGTCTGGTACATACTTGAAGGACAAGTTCCCCTTCCTGAAGATTCTTTCCAGCAGGGAAAACGATGATCTTAAGGACTGGGAATTTCTGGCCCGATTTGGCGTTGGTACAACTATGGCGGAGTTCTTAGTAGGAAGTGCTAAGAGGCTGTCAATGATGCCTCTTAGCCATGCAAGAgatggcttcttcaagctgtACGAGTTGCTAGCTGACAATTATTACGATGGATTTTG GGATAGTCCGACACCTCCAGCCATTGTCTATCTTCCTCAGCCAGACTCAGATG ATGCCTGGATCCCATTGACGAAAAATTGTGTGTGGAGTGTCTTCCCATTTACTAATGGACAGTATGCCATACGCCACCTCTATCCTGGTCTGGAAGACCTCTTCGTTGACAGGCTACGCGTAGACGTGCCGGATATATGTTCATACATTGATAAAATCCAGTGTATGATGGCGTcggacagcagcaacagcgagATTTTGGTGGTTCTCAAAGAGCTCAGTAGCCTTCGTCCCACCGCACTTGACCTCGAGCCTCTGAAGATGATTAGATTTCTACCTGTTCGAAAGGGGGTCAACAATATCATCTACGCGACAGTGAGCTATCCATTTCTCATCGTCGACGATGATCGTCTCCAAATCGATACCCATGTTCCGGTTCTTAACTTCGCCCCGGAAGATGTATGCTGCTTACGACAATTCTTTTCAGCCCTCGATCTCCAGGAGCGTTATGTATCAAATCAGCTTAGAGAAACAACAGTCATTACAGGCAATGCGGATAAATCAGCTGAGCTTACACATGATTTGCGGCAGAGGGCACAGTTTTTACTTCG AGTCTCTATCCTTCCTTACGGCAAGGTCGAGGAAATCTTCTCCCAGGCAACAGTGTATACAACCGAGAATATCTCACGGCGCTTTAATTTGGGCGATGGACTAGAAACAGGCAGTTACCGAGGACTATCGCACCTGGAAAAAATTGATGGAAATCTTCAAGTGTTTGTCCCTCGTGATGAAAGTCAACGAGCGATTTGCTACGCAACGGCACTACCTCGAGCACTCGTGCTCTATCTTGGTATAGACGACCGGATGGCATGCGGAACATTTGCTACCGTCCTCCGAGAGCCTGTCGATATTCTAGACGCCGTCCTCAATGAGATGGGCATCATCCATCTCGCAATGGAACAATCCAAAGATCTAGTAATCCGCACAAAGAATCAGGCAGAGTCGGAGGAAATAGGCTTTAATTTAAGCCCCAGCTTGAAGGATGCTCGACCTGTCCGAAAATCCTTGTCAATCAATTTGAAAGCTAGTGAAGCGTACATAGAGGAACAAGATAGTC CTTCAGAGAGTCTGACCACCCTGACGGAGAGTTATAATACTGCAAATGAAGATCATGAGTGTATCTCGTCAAACATTATTTTGAGTTACTACGGATCTGAGCCTCAGGACCGATGTCTTACAATCACGGAAGCTGCTTTGAAAAGCGCGGCAGAGGACACCGATACCCGTCAATTGGCTCTTTTACTTGATCATATTGGCACTCAAGGTCAGCCTGTGACAGTTTCGCAAGACGTTCTagaggctgcggctgcaaaTGAACTCTGTGGGCAATCTATGCTAAGCCTCCTGCTTGAATTTTCAGATTCGCGCGGGCAGATTGGCAAAGAAATAGAAATGGACGCAATTCTGAAGTCTGCAGTAAGGAATGAAGAATGCGGCCGAAAAGTGACGGAGCTACTTCTCCATTACATGAAActccagaagaaaaaggTCACAATCACAGGTGCTATCttgaaagcagcagcggaaagTTCCAAATCTAGCAATACTCCATTGAGCATCCTTCTGGAACACGACCATGATCCGGTTACAGAAGACATTGTCGTCGCAGCCGCAATGAACGAAGACTCTGGCTATCAGATAATGAGCTTGCTTTTGGACTACGATTGCGATACTTGGATATCACCAGCTATATTCGAAGCAGCTGCGAGTAACCTTCATCAAGGTCCACAGTTAATGGCCGTTCTGCTTCGTCAGAACGGTGAGAATATCCGGATCACAGAAGATATTATCATAGCAGCAGCGCATAATGATGTGTCAGGTTTGGAAGTTCTGAGCCTCCTTAAACAGCATAATGGTGGCTATCTTCCAGTGACGGAAGCCATCCtggttgcagctgcagaaagCGAGAATTGCCAGGAAACCATAGACTTGTTCGTGGATATTTACAGCTGGGATCTTCCACTTACCAACGACGTCTTAGAAGCTGCTGCAAGAAACCCGGCTTTTGGAAAGGAGAACCTGGCTCAGTTACTGGATCACCTGGCTCATCCTCAAATCACGAAAGAAATCATGATTGCCGCTATTTCCGACAGTGAAAAGGTCAATCTGCTACGTACCGTCTCATATTGCGATACCTTTGCCATCGTTGAGGCAGCGGTTGGGAGTCTAGAATCGTGTCTTCAGGAGACTCTACTTTATGAACTATGCGACGAACTAGGCGACTCAATCATAGATTCAGCCCTTGAAGCAGCTGCCGCAAATCCAGTCAATGGCTTCAAAGCAGTTTCCCTCCTTCTGAAATTTTGCAGCGAGGATCACAAATTCTCCGAAGGTACGTTTCTCGCAGCAGCGAGGAACCCAAGAAGTGGTGAAGATATCCTGGGTCTCCTGCTGAAGCGGCAGCCTGATATCCAGATTACCGCAGAGCTTATCACGGCAGCTACGACTGCAGACAACCGTACACTGGAGCAGCTAATTCGGCACCTCATACAAAAACATCCTTCTACGGCTATCAGCCCTCTGATCCAGATGACAGAGAGCTTCTTAGAAGCAGTAACGGGTAATTGGAATTGTGGCGAAGATGTGCTCCGTCTCCTATTCGAAACCCGAACAGGAAACGACGGCTCTATCCCGATCACGCAAGCAGCCCTCATCAACGCCGCTAGCAATGTTCAATGTGGATTTGAAGTTATAGTTATATTACTTGACCACGGTGGCCCAAATCTCAAAAACTTGATAACAGAGGATGTCATAATAGCAGCGGCAGGAAATTCTTTATGGGGCCTAGAAATTCTAGCCCTTCTTTTAGACCGGGAATACACCATTTCTTTCTCGGTGGATGTATTCAGCGCTGCGGAGCGCAATATATGGTGCGGTGAAGAAATCCTAGCTCTTCTGCTTGAACATCAGGCTTTCGACgctgaggatgcggatgcagATTCGTCTGACGATGGGGATTTCTGTGAAGACACagaggctgcagagccagTAAATCTTTATGATTTGGATTCCGATGATGATCTATGA
- a CDS encoding putative GPI anchored protein (transcript_id=CADANIAT00000161) codes for MKSKSLYALLNAALSAAAITHPGLLHTEDDFMRIQDFISSKTEPQLTGWNKLAAHADPDYTPSATETVCRGSSCDPENYPSLYRDIAAAYTNAVYWKVTGAEPNADATATILDAWSGTLNSIEGNSDRFLASGLYGYQLANAAEILRGYEKWDGLQGVVELLERIFLPMNVDFLQNHNDAVIDNYWANWDICNLASLHAIGVVSDNQTVIDQAITYFKEGQGMGALNNAIWTIHEEEGSGKPLGQGQEAGRDQGHSLLDFGLLGVLAQQAYNQGEDLFALGDNRILAGAEYAFKYNTGNDVPFTSYTNSHGTADVISASGRGGIRPIAELLYAHYNGVKGLNASWTGAYRDLVVEDGGGAEGGSGDYGSNSGGYDQFGFGTALFRLD; via the exons ATGAAGTCCAAGTCTCTTTATGCCCTTCTCAATGCTGCGctctccgcagcagcaattACGCACCCCGGTCTCCTTCACACAGAGGATGATTTCATGCGCATTCAGGACTTCATCTCGTCCAAGACCGAGCCCCAGCTGACAGGCTGGAATAAACTTGCCGCCCACGCAGACCCAGATTACACGCCATCAGCCACCGAAACGGTTTGCCGTGGCTCCAGCTGCGACCCCGAGAACTACCCGAGTCTGTATCGCGACATTGCCGCCGCATACACCAACGCCGTCTACTGGAAAGTCACCGGGGCGGAGCCAAATGCAGACGCTACAGCGACTATTCTAGATGCGTGGAGTGGCACACTGAATTCTATTGAAGGGAACTCGGACCGGTTTCTCGCATCTGGGTTATATGGGTATCAGTTGGCAAATGCAGCCGAGATTCTGAGAGGGTACGAGAAGTGGGATGGGCTTCAGGGTGTAGTGGAATTGCTAGAGAGGATATTTTTGCCGATGAATGTTGATTTCTTGCAGAATCATAACGATGCGGTCATCGATAATTATTGGGCGAAC TGGGATATCTGCAACCTCGCTAGCCTGCATGCTATTGGCGTCGTCAGCGACAACCAAACTGTGATCGACCAGGCGATCACCTATTTTAAGGAGGGTCAAGGCATGGGTGCTCTGAACAACGCTATATGGACCATtcacgaagaggaagggtCGGGGAAGCCCTtgggccagggccaggaggcTGGTCGTGACCAGGGACACAGTCTGCTTGATTTTGGGCTCCTTGGCGTGTTGGCACAGCAAGCGTACAATCAGGGTGAAGATCTTTTTGCGTTGGGGGATAACCGCATTCTTGCTGG cgcGGAGTACGCCTTCAAGTACAACACTGGCAACGATGTCCCCTTCACTAGCTATACAAACTCCCATGGTACGGCGGACGTAATCAGTGCTAGTGGGCGGGGGGGAATTCGGCCGATAGCCGAATTGTTGTATGCACATTATAACGGAGTCAAGGGTTTAAATGCCTCGTGGACAGGGGCCTACAGAGACTTGGTGGTCGaagatggtggtggtgctgaaggaggaagTGGTGACTATGGATCGAACAGCGGAGGGTACGATCAGTTTGGCTTTGGCACTGCGCTGTTTAGGCTGGATTGA